In one Leishmania braziliensis MHOM/BR/75/M2904 complete genome, chromosome 32 genomic region, the following are encoded:
- a CDS encoding putative cyclin 6 — MFVERERQAVARFNEGNTSSGPTNTSTLYAYYASPEYLQYQPEINEKMRMILVDWLIDVHLKFKLHAETMYLAVNLIDRYLSCANNKADRTTFVPRAQLQLVGVSAMLLASKYEEIWPPEVKECVHISANTYTREEIIQMERSMCTALSFRLTVPTPYPFASRAWTVLEGDDFLGVGTDEEQRRQHFAIVRHATSFFMEHALLDYKCLQFTPSQIAHASVFLALLVLRTKLELPKASNFPVWTDALRYYTKAEVHEFRGCAEVILEYVNYVPTTKYQAVRRKYNSGRYMEISKMLLPNELPTM; from the coding sequence ATGTTTGTGGAGCGAGAGCGGCAAGCGGTGGCGCGCTTCAACGAAGGCAACACGAGCAGCGGGCCAACGAACACAAGCACCCTGTACGCCTACTACGCGTCTCCCGAGTACCTGCAGTACCAACCTGAAATTAACGAGAAAATGCGTATGATTCTCGTCGATTGGCTGATCGATGTGCACCTCAAGTTCAAACTGCACGCGGAGACCATGTATCTGGCCGTCAACCTTATCGATCGCTATCTGTCCTGCGCCAACAACAAGGCAGACCGAACCACATTCGTGccacgcgcgcagctgcagctcgtcggcGTCAGTgcgatgctgctggcgtCCAAGTACGAGGAGATTTGGCCGCCAGAGGTGAAGGAGTGCGTGCACATCAGTGCTAACACGTACACTCGCGAGGAGATTATTCAGATGGAGCGCTCCATGTGCACTGCGCTGTCGTTTCGGCTGACCGTTCCGACGCCCTACCCCTTTGCGTCGCGTGCGTGGACGGTGCTGGAGGGAGACGACTTCCTCGGAGTTGGCACTGACGAGGAGCAGCGTCGCCAGCACTTCGCGATTGTGCGCCACGCCACGAGCTTCTTCATGGAGCATGCACTACTGGACTACAAGTGTCTTCAGTTCACCCCATCGCAGATCGCTCACGCGTCGGTGTTTCTGGCGTTACTGGTGCTGCGCACGAAACTGGAGCTACCCAAGGCGTCTAACTTTCCTGTGTGGACGGATGCCCTGCGGTACTACACAAAAGCTGAGGTGCACGAGTTCCGTGGCTGCGCTGAGGTCATCCTCGAGTACGTGAACTACGTCCCCACGACCAAGTATCAAGCAGTGCGCCGCAAGTATAACAGCGGACGCTACATGGAAATCTCGAAAATGCTGCTGCCTAACGAGCTGCCAACAATGTAA